In Podospora pseudocomata strain CBS 415.72m chromosome 4, whole genome shotgun sequence, the genomic stretch GAAGGGGTTGACTTGTCTGTGAGTTTTGCGTAgcagccatcatcgacacGGACGGCTTGGAGGATGCCAAGATGGGGCAGGGGGAGCGTCTTGCTTGAGCACTGCTGGTCGAAGCAGTTTCCGCAGTTTCGACAATGGTGTTTTCGGTTGGTAAAGGTAAAGTTGGTTCGACATCGCATGCACACATCGGAATCGACCCACTCGGGGGGCTGTATCAGGTGTCAGTTTGGGGTGCAGAGAGTAGAGCTTGCCCGCACATAGGAGACATACCGCACTGCTGTCAATCATGCTGCTGGCGACGGTGACGCGAGGGGGGAACTGGAACCCTTCTCTCTGAAGGTTTCGATAGACCTCTCCAATGTATGACAAATCGTAGCGCCCCTCGGTGGCCGTGGCCCATGACTGAATAAGCTCGAGTATCTTTGCGCGCACGTCCGCATTGACGGCAGCCGGTCCAACGGCCTTGAGCAGCGAAACCATGCTTTCCATAAACTCTCTCGAGGCAATCTCGGCCAGGAAATGGGCGCCTCCATTTTTAACACACGTATCGGTGAGCTACGCGTAGACGTCTGGTCAGCTATGCATTTACCAAACAGATGCCCACACCAGCCCTTACACTGAGCGCACTGAGTTGCGTATTGGGgttcttgttgctgatgcGCTTCTTGAGCGAGCGCATCGCCTCCTTGGGCTGCACCGTCTTGGATCGAATCACGTCGGAGATTTCGAGGTTTAGAGCGATATCCTCGCTGCGGACACACTGTTGTTAGCACATGGCTCTGTCGCACAACCAACAGCGGGGACAGCGGGGAGCATGACGCAACACCTACAGACTGCTGCTTGTCGCCTTCTCTACCTGCTCGTCCAGGGCAGTGTTTGCCCCGgaagaccaccaccccatcatcgTGAGAGATTCTCTATGGAATTGAGGTAGGGAAGCTGGCGCGACAACCTGGAATTCGTTGGCAGTGGGCTCTCTCTCGGGAGGCTGGGGCGGGGAGATGTCGGCGGCGTCTTCGGTAGGAAGTAGGACAATAAACCTGGCAGATAGTCCAAAGGGTCGAACGATGGCAAGAAAAGTATTTGTGCCCAGTCAAGATCTGCGCACTGGCCAGACAGGAGGTGCGAACGTGTGTTCGTGAtgggtggatgatggattATGCATGGGTTGTTTGCTGGATGTCTCTGCCTGCCTGTTGGTTACGTATGGGCCGCCCCAGGAGCTCGCCTTGCCAAGCGAAACAGTGGACTACCTACACTTGTCAGCCCGTGGCTTGGGACAGCTGCCCCGCCATCTTGAGGTGTGGCTTGTGCCAGGCAGGCGGGCTTTGGAGACAAATAGTTCTAGGTACTTCTGAAGTTTCTAACTCCCATTGGCCACATGGGTGTGCTATGGTATCAAGAATTCAATGTATTCTCAGAGGAGGCCCCAAGACAGCTCGTTCCTTTATTTGAGAATTCAAGAGTGACGGAAGTGCGTGTAGCTGGTGTGGGGCATATCATGCCCCCCCAAGAACAGGCAGGGCGCCAAGAGCACTGCAAGTACCTCGACGACCGGGGAGCCGGGGTCTAAACGACAGTGGGCTTCCACCATCTCAACGACCGCATTCGTCACAACTTCACGACACAACTGCCACGGGCGGGATCCCCCACCGCGCAAAcaatggatggatggacaaCCCTTTGATCTCGAGACAAAGAATGCGCTGCTTTCCGCCCAAGCTTCACTCCTCGCTTTTCGCCCTCGACCAGACTTGCCGCTCTTTCTTAACGACCTCATGCCCTCGACAACTGCTTACGACGACTTGATCCCCCACCCACGTATCTGCTTCTTCGCGACACGGTTTTCTCCCGTCTTTCGACTTCTCGAGTGTTCCAAAGCAAGACCAAGGTACAAGGTCCACCTTCCAACGTCCTCTCCATGACAGGGGCTGTCATCATGATGGACCATGCAGGATCCTCGCGCGCGGGGCCAACAAATGGTGGGCTTCCAAATGGAGGAGGAAATGGGACGAGAAGGCCGCTTCCACACATTGACGACATCACGTCGGTTGAAGTCGACCTCGACCCTCATGCTCCGATTGAGCGAGTGGTGCAAATGGCCGAAAACTACCTACGACAGGCTGAATCATCAAAGACGTTTGGTCGTCCTGACCTTGCCCTCAAAGACTATATACGGGCCAGTATCATTGTGTTGGATctgatcaagaagaacaaaGGCTGGGTGTCGATGCAGAGGGATTCCAGGGCGCTTCATGACCGGTACACTCGTGTGTTAAGGCAGCTTGATGCTACGCATACCGAGTTCGAGAGGATCAAGATGGAAATCAAGGCAGACAATGCTAGGACTTGTGTCCAACCAACCGCCCAGAGGCAGAGTCGGAATGGGGGACATATGATTAACGGGAACGGTTTCGAAAGGACAAACGGCGCAACAAATGGCACGTCATCGGACCAGAGTTTCTCCCCCTTGTTGCCTCCGAGAACGAAGCCGGTGGTGGGTCCTAAACCAGAGGGCCTCCATGGCAATGCAATCTCCAAGCCCTCGGCCAAAGCGCAGGACCTGGCCCAACGGTTTGCGAATCTGAGGACAACCACAGTACAGACGACCCAAGACCCCCGCGTCCGAACTCGGCCGATCGtgtcaccaacaacggcgGTAGCACCCGGCAGTCCACCTCCATTGTTCTCGCAAACGTCTCTCGGTGGGTTACCGCGAATGCCAGATGCCATTTACAATCCACCCAGGGGCACCGTTTCGAAGGAGGCAGCCGCACTGCCTTCCAGTACTCCCCGTGCCATGTTCTCTAGGACAGGTTCGGTGTCATCCATCAACATTACCAAAGCCCCAAGACCGTCCATGGCAGGAGAGATATTTTCGACAGCTCAAAGCTTCGACAGGCCGACATCAAACAAGAGAACAAAACTCTCATTACCCAACTTCTACGATGAAACAATTTCCGTCAAGGATCTGCTCCAGTACCAGCAGGCAGGCTCCAAGGAGATATCAATATTAATAGTGGACATTAGGAGCCGTGAAGAATTTGACGAAGGTCACATTCTATCTCAGGCCACCATATGCGTGGAGCCCGAGGTACTATCGAGACCGCACATCTCGGGCGAGGACATTGCCAATAGCATGGTACTGGCGCCCGCAAGTGAACAGCTTCTCTTTGAGAAACGGGCCGACTTTGACCTGGTGGTCTTTTATGATCAGGACTCGACCGCGGTTCCTGCAACACCATCAAACAGCATAGAGCACACCGTATTCAACTTTTTCGGCGCCCTCAGCTTTTATGACTTTGTTGGCGAAAGAGCTGCCAAATCACGGCCTAAACTGCTCGAAGGCGGGCTAGACGCATGGACGAGCATGGTTGGAAAGGCCAGCTTgcagacatcatcaaccatcGATCCGACCGCGAAGCAGGCATCCACTGCCATGACCAGGTCATTCTTGAACCAAAAACAGAAGTATGCTGCACGACCCATCCAGAATCCCGAGGAAGCCAAACGCTGGGAAAAGCACATTTCCGATCCCGCATCCATAATACCCATCCGAACAACCGAAGACTTTCTTCGTCGCTACCCGCCGGTATCAGGACAGAAAGAGTCCATGGTTTCTTCGTCTGCGCCGTCGCCACCTAGCCAAAGTTCAGAAAGTCCCTTCTATGATCGAATATCCCGGGATGAGAATTTCTACAGCTCCCTACCATCCCCACCGGCTCGTCCCGCCCCTGCGGTTCCTCGCCGTAGTCATAGCGGACTGTCAGATGAACCTGTTCTAGCAAAGGCGGTCGGAATCGCCCCCGGCGCCGCAAGGCCCGAAGTGCGGAAAAATCGCACCGGTCTCTACAACCCAGGAGTTCATTGCTTTGCCAACAGCTCACTTCAGTCATTGTTTGCCACGCCTGGTTTCTGCAAAGAGGTATACGATGGATCGTGGAGGCACAACTACAAAGCTCCGAAAAAGCTGGACGAAAACATTGACAACCCCCAACTCTTGATGAAATGTTTGGAAAATCTCTTCCAATGGATCAACACCGGATCTTTCAAGTATATCCATGCCAAGACCTTCATGGTACGTAAAACAGTTCAAGTGTGTTCAGCGCATCAGTCACTAACAGTGCATGTAGCAATACATCCGTTACATCCACTCCAAATCAACCAGATCAAAAAACGACGGGGATCTTTTCGGGGGAAATCGCCAACAGGACGCACAAGAATTCTATAACTTCATCCTCACAACCATTGACGATGAGACAAACACTCGTCGAGATCGGGTGACAAACGTGCGAGACGAGTACACACCTAACGAAGGCACCGCTGTCCAAAACGCAGTAAAATTCTGGAACAACTACGTTGAAGGTCACAACTCTTTGGTGACCAAATACTTCCGTGGTGTGGATGTGTATATCAACACCTGTTCCAAGTGCAACCACCAGTTCCAAAAGTTTGAAGTCTCCGACATGCGAATCCTCAATTTCCCTGATGGCGCGTCAGATCCCATCAGCATGCTGAAGCTGCTTGAACAGAGCGCCGCGCCAGAGAAAATGGACGGCGCCAGATGTGAGAAATGCAACTCGACAAAGCACCGCACTCGAGCCCGCAAGTTCGCCCGACTACCGGATCGGCTTGTCTTTTCCTTTCAGCGCAGCATTAATCAATTCGACAAGATGCAAAACATAGTACAGTTCCCGACCCAAGGGCTTGACGTGCGTCCTTATTTTGCCGGCGCGGCAAACGAACACGTCGACCCCAGCGATGAACACTACGAGGGTGACATGGTGTTTGACCTCTATGCTGTGACGGTGCACATTGGCGAGACAACTACCTCGGGGCATTATATCGAGTACGTCAGGGA encodes the following:
- the DOA4 gene encoding ubiquitin-specific protease doa4 (COG:O; EggNog:ENOG503NX9E; MEROPS:MER0014644), coding for MTGAVIMMDHAGSSRAGPTNGGLPNGGGNGTRRPLPHIDDITSVEVDLDPHAPIERVVQMAENYLRQAESSKTFGRPDLALKDYIRASIIVLDLIKKNKGWVSMQRDSRALHDRYTRVLRQLDATHTEFERIKMEIKADNARTCVQPTAQRQSRNGGHMINGNGFERTNGATNGTSSDQSFSPLLPPRTKPVVGPKPEGLHGNAISKPSAKAQDLAQRFANLRTTTVQTTQDPRVRTRPIVSPTTAVAPGSPPPLFSQTSLGGLPRMPDAIYNPPRGTVSKEAAALPSSTPRAMFSRTGSVSSINITKAPRPSMAGEIFSTAQSFDRPTSNKRTKLSLPNFYDETISVKDLLQYQQAGSKEISILIVDIRSREEFDEGHILSQATICVEPEVLSRPHISGEDIANSMVLAPASEQLLFEKRADFDLVVFYDQDSTAVPATPSNSIEHTVFNFFGALSFYDFVGERAAKSRPKLLEGGLDAWTSMVGKASLQTSSTIDPTAKQASTAMTRSFLNQKQKYAARPIQNPEEAKRWEKHISDPASIIPIRTTEDFLRRYPPVSGQKESMVSSSAPSPPSQSSESPFYDRISRDENFYSSLPSPPARPAPAVPRRSHSGLSDEPVLAKAVGIAPGAARPEVRKNRTGLYNPGVHCFANSSLQSLFATPGFCKEVYDGSWRHNYKAPKKLDENIDNPQLLMKCLENLFQWINTGSFKYIHAKTFMQYIRYIHSKSTRSKNDGDLFGGNRQQDAQEFYNFILTTIDDETNTRRDRVTNVRDEYTPNEGTAVQNAVKFWNNYVEGHNSLVTKYFRGVDVYINTCSKCNHQFQKFEVSDMRILNFPDGASDPISMLKLLEQSAAPEKMDGARCEKCNSTKHRTRARKFARLPDRLVFSFQRSINQFDKMQNIVQFPTQGLDVRPYFAGAANEHVDPSDEHYEGDMVFDLYAVTVHIGETTTSGHYIEYVRDDRSSDPESWWKCNDRDVTPLKVGPKNPRNLEQLYGDSAANATAYLVFYERRGTRNQDV